CAGCAGGGTCAGCAGCAGCGCCGACAGGCCAGTGGTGACGTCGACCGCCCAGCAGACCACACGGCCATGCGTCGACACCTCCGCCATGACCGTCAGCAGGGCGGTCTCGTCGTTGGCTACCCGGCGGGAGTAGACGAGCCGGCCGTCGCCGTCGACGGCGGCCACGTGGTGGTGGGTCTTGCCGATGTCCACGCCGATCCACAGCTTCGCCATCGTCGTGCTCTCCTTCATCGGTCGGTTTGCTCCGAACGTGCCTCGTCTGTGGGTTCGGGTTTGCCGGCACCTTCTACGGATGCGAACGCAGGTCGCGGGTCTCCATCAGCGGTCTACCGAATCTCGCAGGCGACGAAGCGGCGGGTGGCATCTCCTACCGTGAGCCAAGCGATCTCGACGAAACACACGCAGCCATACCCACCGCTCCCGGGCATCGGGGTCTACGGCCACCAGGGCCGCGCCCGTTCAACCAATGTGCCCGCGGGGCAGGAGCGGGCGGCACCTCGAAGTTCAGCCACGATTACGGCGGAACACACACAGCCATCCCCACTCCCGGCCCCGCGGGCACGGCGACCCCAGCTTCCCGCCGTCGCCAGCCGGCACCTCGGACCCGATGTGCGAGGACCGCCGGAATCACGCTTTGCTGCCTCTGGAAGATCGTCGCGCTCGACCCGGCGAGGGTGTTGCGGTCAGCAGGAACGAGGTGTTGGCTCGGCCACGCCGTCGCCCGCGGCACTGATGACGTGTCACGTCGGCCGCCGGTTGTCGGTAGATCAATGACGGCTGTGTGGTCGTTCAGAAGCCGAGCAGGAACAGCACGCCGGCGGCGACGAGGCCGATCTCGACCAGGATGACGAAGACTCGGTCGGTGACGCGTCCGACGACCTTCTTGCCGGCCCACGCGCCGAGCAGGGTCGCCGGGGTCAATGCGACGCCGTAGAGCAGTACGGTGCGGGTGAGCAGACTTCCGGCGCCGTACGCGGCGATCTTGGAGGTGTGCATGATCAGGGCGCTGGCGGCTTCCGTGCCGATGTATGCGGCGCGGGTCAGTCCGTAGGCGAGGAAGAACGGCGCGGTCAGCGGCCCGACGGATCCGAGGAGTGCCGATCCCAGCCCGGATGCCGCCCCCACCGCGGCGAAGGTGCGGTCGGCGGGGCGCCGGGGGTAAGGGTTGAGTCGACGCCACAGGACCACGGCGATGAGGAAGACGCCGAGGATCCGCTTGAGTGGTTCCAGTGGGGCGTGGGCGAGCAGGAGACCTCCGACGACGGCGCATGGGGCCGCACCGAGTGTGAACCAGCCGACGAGCGGCCAGTTCAGGTCCCGCCGGTTGAACCACACCCGGGCGCCGTTGCTGGACAACTGAGTGAGGGTCAGCATCGGCACCGCCATCCGGAGCCCGAACAGGGCGGTGAACACGGGCAGTAGCAGGACCCCGCCGCCGAATCCGGCCACGGCGGAGAGCCAGGCCAGCGCGAATGCCGCCGCTGACGCCGCCGCGAGCGTGCCGAGTGTGTCGGCGTTCATCCGGGACCGGCGGGGGTGGGGGTTGCGCTGGTGCCGGGACGGCGGACCGGTCGGGACACCGCGGAGCCCACTACGGGCGCTCCCTTCGTCTTGGGCTGGTGCACGTGCCCGATGGGGCGGGGGTGGTGGGCTGAAAAAGTACGGCGTGACGTTACGCCTCGTGGCATCGGGCGCATGGCACCGCCGTGGGACGGCTACCGCAGGCGAGGATCTCCGCGGCGATCATCAGGTTCACCGCCGTCGTTGAACCATGCCGCCATGCCCATGTGCTGCCGCGGGCAGGCTGCCACGTTGATCCACAGCGGGCGTGGTCGCGTACTGATCAGAAGACCGCCGGCACAGTCGCCTACGGTACGCTTCCCCGCAGTCACTACTACGCAGCGTCGTGCTGCTGTTCGGCTCGGCCGAGCGGGCAGAGCGCGACCGGAGGTACTCGATGGCGGACGACGCGGAGATCACCGCTTGGGCGCTGGCGGCCGGGCGGGGTGATCGGGCTGCTGCCGCTCGGTTCGTGGCCGCCACCCAGGATCAGGTGCGCCGGTTCCTGGCCGCGTTGATCTCCCCAGGTGAGGCGGAGGACCTGGCGCAGGAGACATTCTTGCGGGCGGTGCGGTCGTTGCCGTCGTTCGCGGGGCGGTCCTCGGCGCGGACGTGGCTGTTGTCGATCGCCCGCCGGGTGGCGGTGGATCATGTCCGCACGGCGATGTCCCGGCCGCGTACGGTGCCGATGGCGGATGGGTACGACGTGGCGGACCCGGCGCGGGCCGGCTTCGACCGGCAGGTCGTGGTGGAGCGGCTGATCGCGGCGTTGCCGGCGGAGCGGCGGGAGGCGTTCGTCGCCACGCAGGTGCTGGGCCTGTCGTACGTCGAGGCCGCCGAGGTGTGTGGTTGCCCGGTGGGCACCATCCGGTCGCGGGTGGCGCGGGCCCGCGAGGATCTCGTCGCGGCGATGGGTGACCCGCGGGGTGCGAGCACACGCGGTACGACAGCCGGCTGAGCTGATCGCTTGACCTGCGCCGATACCTGAACTCGTGGGAACTGGCGCCGCCTGCGGGCCGACTACCGGTGTATGGGGTGTGAGCAGTGGCGTGAGGTGCTGTCGGCGCACCTGGACGGGCAGGAGTCGCCCGACGAGCGCGCTGGGGCCGAGGAGCACCTGGCCGGCTGTGACGGCTGCCGGGTGTGGCTGGACCAGGCAGCGGCGGTGACGCGGCGGGCGAGGATGTCGGTGCACGTCGCCGGTCCCGACCTCACTGACCTGGTCCTCGGCGCGCTACCCGCGCCCCCCGCGCGTCGCTGGCGGGAGCGGGTAGCGAGCTCGCTGCGGGTGGCGCTCGGGCTGATCGGCGCGGTTCAGGTGGTGTTGGGTCTGGTCCAGGTGGGTCGGAGTGCCGCCGGCCCGCACGTGCACGCGGCGGGTCCGCTGGCGTCGGGGCATCTGTGGCACGAGGCGGCGGCGTGGAACGTGGCCGTCGGCGCGGGGTTTTTGTTCGTGGCGGCCCGCCGGACGCCGCCTACGGGGCTGGTGCCGATGTTGAGCGCGTTCGTCGCCACGCTGGTGCTGCTGTCGGTCAACGACCTGGCGACCGGGCGGGTCGACACCTCCCGGCTGGTCAGCCACGCCTTCCTCCTCGCCGGGTACGCGATCGTGGTCGCGATGTCCCGGCCGGGCCTGCGCCCCGGCGGCCCCTCCTCGCGGGTACGGCCGGACGTGCCCCGCTGGCGGATCCCCGCCGAGGACGAGGCACCTACCCCGGGCCTGCGACTGCTACCATCACCGCACCCCGGCACCGCACGGCACCGGGGGCGCACCGCGGCCTGACCACCGCGTGAACCTGTTCGCGTTCGAAGGGGCTGCGCGACGTGCAGGAGCTGTCGAACCTCGTCGAGCGGCGGGGATCGGCTTACCAGGCCGGCGTCGGCGGCAGCCTCACCGTCGGCGAAGGCTCCTGACCCCCGGCGACGCCGAAGCGGGGTCCCCCGCACCGCGGAGAGGCGCGCACCTCCGCCGCGGACGGTGTCGCCTCGGCGAGGACCTCGGGGGATCCTCGCCGAGGCGAAACCCGAACCGCGAACCGATGGAGGTGTGGATGGCGTCCGGTCAGTTCGAGTGGTTCGCGCGGCGGTAGGCGAGGAGTCCGGCGACCAGGCCGGCGAGGCCGAGGAGGATGCCGGCGATGCCGTAGGCGGTGCCGTTGCTGCCGTCGGGGCCGGTGTCCTCGCTGGTCTGGGCTGCCGCGGCGACGGGCTGGGCGGACGCCTTGTCGTCCTTGCCGGCGGTGAGCGTGAGCACGGGGGCGGGGTGCTCGGGCTCTTGACCGGCGGCGGGCTCGTCGATCCAGCGCACGATGTCGCCGTTGGAGTAGGTCTGCAGGGCCTTGAAGACGACCTGGCCGGTCTTCGGCAGCGGGCCGAGGGAGACGTCGAATTCCTGGAACTGGTGCGGCTTGATCGCCGCGCCGGGCCCTGCGGTCCAGGTGATCTTTGTGACGGCTTCGGTGATCTCCCCGTCGTCGGTCTTGATCGGCGTGGCCAGCTTGGTGGTCTCGGTGGCCGCCGTCCAGCCGGTGAGGGGTTTGAGGGACACCGACGCGATCGGCGTCGCCGTCGGTAGGTTGACCTCGACCTTGGTGGTGTCGGCGGTGTCGGTTTCGTTCGGCACCCGGAACGACACCTTCGTCCACCCGCCTTGCACGGCGGTGGACGGGTTGACGGTCACGTGGGCCGCGGCCGGGCCGGCCAGCCCGAGGGTGAGCGCGGCGGCGCCCGCGGCGATGGTCGCCGCCCGGGCGAGCACAGTCCGGTTCATGATCAGCGCATCCTTTGCGTCCGGTTCTGCGGGCCGGTCCTCCGGCACCGGGAAGGTGGTCGGCGGCGAGACAGGAAAAGTTCCCCGACTCCACCGAAGGGTGGAACCTTCCGCCGCGGTCGGCGGGTGCGGGAACCAGGGCGCGTTGCGCGCCGACTAGGACAGCCGACGCCCTTGCCCGCGCGAGATCGGATGGACGCATGACGGTTCCCGCTGACACCCCACCACCCCAGGCCCGACCTTCAGGATGGGGTGGGCTGCTGCTGCGGCTGCACTTCTACGCCGGGATCCTGGTGGCGCCGTTCCTGCTGGTCGCCGCCCTGACCGGGCTGGCTTACACGGTCACCCCACAGCTGGACCGAGCCCTCTACGGCGACCAGCTCACCGTCGACCGCGTGGGTGACCAGGCGCGGCCCCTGGCCGAGCAGATCGGCGCGGCGCGGGCCGCGCACCCGGATGGCACGGTGGCCAGCGTCGCCCCGGGCGAGGGGGACGCCACGACCCGGGTGGTGTTCGACGTGCCGACGCTCGGCGAGAAGCAGCACACCGTCTACGTCGACCCGTACACCGCGCGGGTCGAGGGCACCCTCACCACCTGGTTCGGGTCGACGCCGGCCACCACCTGGCTGGACGACCTGCACCGCAACCTGCACCTCGGCGTCGTCGGGCGCTACTACTCGGAGCTGGCCGCGAGCTGGCTGTGGGTCCTCGTCCTCGGCGGGCTCATCCTTTGGTGGCGGCGCCACCGCACCAGCGCCAACCGGACGCGGCGGCTGGTCGCCCCGGACCTGGCCGCGAAGCGGGGTGTGCGGCGCACCCGCGGCTGGCACGCCGCGACCGGGGTGTGGCTCGCCGTCGGACTGCTGTTCCTGTCCGCGACCGGGCTGACCTGGTCCCGCTACGCCGGGGGGAACTTCAGCTCCGCCCTCGACGCGCTCGACGCGCACGCTCCCGAGCTGTCGACCACGCTGCCCGGGGCGGTCACCCCGGTCGCCGACACCGGCCACCACGGCGGCGGCGGAGAGGGTGGCGGCGCGACGCCGGTCGACCCGGCCGACACCGACCGGGTCCTCGCGCTGGCCCGCGGCGCCGGTCTCGACGGGCCGGTGGAGATCACCGCACCGGCCGAGGCGGGCACCGCGTGGAGTGTTGTGCAGGTCGACAACTACTGGCCGGTGCGCAAGGACGCCGTCGCCGTCGACCCGGCCACCGGTGCCATCACCGCCCGCAACGACTTC
This genomic interval from Micromonospora sp. CCTCC AA 2012012 contains the following:
- a CDS encoding sulfite exporter TauE/SafE family protein, with amino-acid sequence MNADTLGTLAAASAAAFALAWLSAVAGFGGGVLLLPVFTALFGLRMAVPMLTLTQLSSNGARVWFNRRDLNWPLVGWFTLGAAPCAVVGGLLLAHAPLEPLKRILGVFLIAVVLWRRLNPYPRRPADRTFAAVGAASGLGSALLGSVGPLTAPFFLAYGLTRAAYIGTEAASALIMHTSKIAAYGAGSLLTRTVLLYGVALTPATLLGAWAGKKVVGRVTDRVFVILVEIGLVAAGVLFLLGF
- a CDS encoding sigma-70 family RNA polymerase sigma factor, which gives rise to MADDAEITAWALAAGRGDRAAAARFVAATQDQVRRFLAALISPGEAEDLAQETFLRAVRSLPSFAGRSSARTWLLSIARRVAVDHVRTAMSRPRTVPMADGYDVADPARAGFDRQVVVERLIAALPAERREAFVATQVLGLSYVEAAEVCGCPVGTIRSRVARAREDLVAAMGDPRGASTRGTTAG
- a CDS encoding zf-HC2 domain-containing protein; the protein is MGCEQWREVLSAHLDGQESPDERAGAEEHLAGCDGCRVWLDQAAAVTRRARMSVHVAGPDLTDLVLGALPAPPARRWRERVASSLRVALGLIGAVQVVLGLVQVGRSAAGPHVHAAGPLASGHLWHEAAAWNVAVGAGFLFVAARRTPPTGLVPMLSAFVATLVLLSVNDLATGRVDTSRLVSHAFLLAGYAIVVAMSRPGLRPGGPSSRVRPDVPRWRIPAEDEAPTPGLRLLPSPHPGTARHRGRTAA
- a CDS encoding YcnI family protein, with product MNRTVLARAATIAAGAAALTLGLAGPAAAHVTVNPSTAVQGGWTKVSFRVPNETDTADTTKVEVNLPTATPIASVSLKPLTGWTAATETTKLATPIKTDDGEITEAVTKITWTAGPGAAIKPHQFQEFDVSLGPLPKTGQVVFKALQTYSNGDIVRWIDEPAAGQEPEHPAPVLTLTAGKDDKASAQPVAAAAQTSEDTGPDGSNGTAYGIAGILLGLAGLVAGLLAYRRANHSN
- a CDS encoding PepSY-associated TM helix domain-containing protein, with protein sequence MTVPADTPPPQARPSGWGGLLLRLHFYAGILVAPFLLVAALTGLAYTVTPQLDRALYGDQLTVDRVGDQARPLAEQIGAARAAHPDGTVASVAPGEGDATTRVVFDVPTLGEKQHTVYVDPYTARVEGTLTTWFGSTPATTWLDDLHRNLHLGVVGRYYSELAASWLWVLVLGGLILWWRRHRTSANRTRRLVAPDLAAKRGVRRTRGWHAATGVWLAVGLLFLSATGLTWSRYAGGNFSSALDALDAHAPELSTTLPGAVTPVADTGHHGGGGEGGGATPVDPADTDRVLALARGAGLDGPVEITAPAEAGTAWSVVQVDNYWPVRKDAVAVDPATGAITARNDFESWPMLAQVSGLGIQAHMGLLFGPVNQILLAALALGLLCVTVWGYRMWWQRRPTRHDRRAPLGAPPDRGAWQRLPAWGIAVGVPLVFAIGWALPLLGVSLLAFLVVDLLLGARRRRDTAAAQATGGAATR